In Shouchella patagoniensis, the following are encoded in one genomic region:
- a CDS encoding NAD(P)/FAD-dependent oxidoreductase, with translation MRKDLNSHGGVEILHEHNDLYDITIIGGGPSGLFAAFYAGMRQMKVKVIESMPQLGGQLSALYPDKYIYDVAGFPKVKAQDLVDQLTTQAQQFNPELVLEEAVQTLKKEDDGSFTLTTDKQTHYSKAVLITAGAGAFAPRKLQVDKADYYEDKNIHYFIRDLSAFTGKRVVVIGGGDSAVDWALMLEPIAKEVTLVHRRDAFRAHEHSVELLQKSAVNVLTPFETTELHGDENGVSAITFTKVKGEETHTIDVDDVVVTFGFVSTLGPIKEWGLDILKNAIQVNSKMETNIPGVYAAGDVSTYDGKVKLIATGFGEAPTAINNAKVYIDPKARVFPGHSTSLF, from the coding sequence ATGAGAAAGGATCTCAATTCACACGGGGGTGTAGAAATTTTGCATGAACACAATGATTTATATGACATAACCATTATTGGCGGAGGACCTTCTGGACTTTTTGCAGCTTTTTATGCAGGGATGCGCCAAATGAAAGTTAAGGTTATTGAAAGTATGCCCCAACTTGGCGGACAACTTTCAGCTCTTTATCCAGATAAATATATTTATGATGTCGCCGGGTTTCCAAAAGTAAAAGCACAAGATCTCGTCGACCAGTTAACCACTCAGGCACAACAATTTAATCCGGAACTAGTATTAGAAGAAGCTGTTCAAACATTAAAAAAAGAAGACGATGGCTCTTTTACTCTAACAACAGATAAACAAACACATTATTCAAAAGCTGTTTTAATCACTGCAGGTGCTGGTGCTTTTGCTCCTAGAAAACTGCAGGTGGATAAAGCTGATTACTATGAAGATAAAAATATCCACTATTTTATTCGCGACTTATCCGCATTTACGGGAAAACGTGTTGTTGTTATCGGTGGTGGAGATTCAGCCGTTGACTGGGCGCTTATGCTTGAACCGATTGCCAAAGAAGTAACACTCGTTCACCGTAGGGACGCATTCCGCGCCCATGAACATAGTGTAGAGCTTCTTCAGAAATCTGCAGTAAATGTATTAACACCCTTTGAAACAACGGAACTTCACGGGGATGAGAATGGCGTATCTGCTATTACATTTACAAAAGTAAAAGGAGAAGAAACACATACCATTGATGTTGACGACGTCGTAGTAACATTTGGCTTTGTCTCCACACTTGGGCCGATTAAAGAATGGGGACTTGATATCCTTAAAAATGCAATTCAAGTTAATTCAAAAATGGAGACAAATATTCCAGGTGTCTACGCTGCGGGAGATGTCAGTACGTATGATGGCAAAGTAAAATTAATAGCAACTGGATTTGGAGAAGCACCTACGGCTATTAATAACGCTAAAGTCTATATTGATCCAAAAGCACGAGTCTTCCCTGGTCACTCCACAAGTCTTTTTTAA
- a CDS encoding mannitol-1-phosphate 5-dehydrogenase, whose protein sequence is MKAVHFGAGNIGRGFIGALLADAGYEVIFSDVNNEVIDVLNERGSYTVTTAAEKKETFTVNNVRGINSKKDEDAVIQAIASADIVTTAVGPTVLPLIAKTIARGLALREGQSPVNVIACENAIRATSQLKSEILRHLTEEETNSVLSLTGFADAAVDRIVPNIESEDVLAVTVEPFFEWVVEEPSLKGQNVNLGEALLVEDLAPYIERKLFTVNTGHAVAAYAGFQEGKRTILEALQDDYIKHRLRGTLNETKAVLVDLYDFDAEQHEAYIEKIISRFENPYLEDLVERVGRGPIRKLGQHDRLVKPAKLLAEKGLHPESLVETIYDALHFYVAGDAESETLKELVAEKGLIEAFTEVSGIETTHPLVNMLTKRL, encoded by the coding sequence ATGAAAGCAGTCCATTTTGGAGCCGGAAATATAGGAAGAGGATTTATTGGAGCTTTACTCGCTGACGCTGGATACGAAGTGATTTTTTCTGATGTTAATAATGAAGTGATTGATGTGTTAAATGAGCGAGGCTCGTACACGGTAACAACGGCAGCAGAGAAAAAAGAGACATTCACTGTAAACAATGTCCGTGGTATTAATAGTAAAAAAGATGAAGATGCGGTTATACAAGCGATTGCTTCTGCTGATATCGTTACTACAGCGGTAGGGCCAACCGTGTTGCCATTGATTGCAAAAACGATTGCAAGAGGACTTGCTTTGCGTGAAGGTCAATCTCCGGTAAATGTGATTGCTTGTGAGAATGCAATTCGTGCAACTTCACAATTAAAATCAGAAATCCTTCGTCATTTGACAGAAGAGGAAACTAATTCAGTTCTTTCATTAACTGGTTTCGCTGACGCAGCTGTTGACCGTATTGTACCAAACATCGAGTCTGAAGATGTTTTAGCGGTAACAGTAGAACCTTTTTTTGAATGGGTTGTTGAAGAACCTTCTTTAAAAGGTCAAAATGTGAATCTAGGTGAAGCATTGCTTGTGGAAGACCTTGCTCCTTATATTGAGCGAAAACTCTTCACCGTGAATACAGGACATGCTGTTGCAGCTTATGCTGGTTTTCAGGAGGGGAAACGTACGATCCTTGAAGCATTACAAGATGATTATATTAAGCATCGGCTACGTGGCACGCTTAATGAAACAAAAGCGGTTCTTGTTGATTTGTATGATTTTGATGCAGAACAACATGAGGCTTATATTGAAAAAATCATCTCTCGGTTTGAGAATCCTTATTTAGAAGATTTAGTAGAACGGGTGGGGCGCGGTCCAATCCGAAAGCTTGGTCAACATGATCGACTTGTTAAACCTGCGAAATTACTCGCTGAAAAAGGATTGCATCCAGAATCACTTGTTGAGACAATTTATGATGCCTTGCATTTTTATGTAGCTGGTGATGCAGAAAGTGAAACACTTAAAGAGTTGGTCGCTGAAAAAGGACTAATTGAGGCTTTTACAGAGGTTTCTGGAATTGAAACAACCCACCCCCTCGTAAATATGTTAACAAAACGATTATAA
- a CDS encoding PTS sugar transporter subunit IIA — protein MSILTEGNIKIGAAIETKEEAIRQAGEILAEQGYTSENYIDKMFERETLTSTYMGNLLAIPHGTEDARDEVKTSGLSIQLLEKEIDWGGNPVQLVIGIAGKGDEHLAILSKIAIACSEEENVRTLLKAKSPSEVLDFFSEVAE, from the coding sequence ATGAGCATTTTAACAGAAGGAAATATTAAAATAGGTGCAGCAATTGAAACAAAGGAAGAAGCGATTCGTCAAGCAGGAGAGATTTTGGCAGAGCAAGGTTATACTAGTGAGAATTATATCGACAAAATGTTTGAGCGGGAAACGTTAACTTCAACTTATATGGGGAATTTACTTGCTATTCCACATGGTACAGAAGACGCGCGTGATGAAGTGAAAACTTCTGGCTTGTCTATTCAATTACTTGAAAAAGAAATTGATTGGGGTGGTAACCCTGTGCAGCTTGTCATTGGAATTGCAGGTAAAGGAGACGAGCATCTTGCAATCTTATCAAAAATTGCCATTGCTTGCTCTGAAGAAGAAAATGTTCGCACTCTCTTAAAAGCTAAATCTCCAAGTGAAGTACTTGACTTCTTCTCAGAGGTAGCAGAGTGA
- a CDS encoding BglG family transcription antiterminator — MHVTARERVLLMALLDHDSGLTLKELAQAASVSIRTIQRDLPTLERTVTAFQLSLKKGHLLSLEGRTEAKETLRGELSGKKHTDLTSEERVSLLLAILLDAKEPVKLFTLAKQLNVASATVASDLTKAAEWLELFGIGLIRKRGYGVEVKGSETNIRRAMSSILAENLTEEAFYHAVQLEEEKNEVADRLLHFVDLETIRMVQMTVAQMKQAHFEHMSDHSYMALVVHVTLAIERIRQGEQIRMDADQLKVLEQEPSLPIAKKLAEALEQKFSVSIPNEEVGYLVMHLRGATAIEPFELSLKEDQIDLTVRVKKLISGMEEELNLTLSEPSLFQGLLAHFTPALYRVKHNMKIHNPLLWRIRADYGELFAATKRQASKAFSPLILPDEEIGFLTLHFGAVTTRKKQVGPLSALVVCSSGIGSAKMLSSRIKQEFPEIISITNASLFELENYNPMDFDLFISTVKVEKEREALHVSPVLTKDEVAVIRARIERSVREQLPMTTTPSFLNISKGKPTFADIARMAGYTEQLLQSVGEIEVDELEKGLYDMCIWLESKEAVVNASRVYGALRAREQLGGLAIPGTGFALFHTRTDDVKVPVFYVLTLKQNVTVSSMASGEEAVNRVLLMLAPSSLDEHKLSLMSFISILLIGSEDQTRIFQRGTIAEIVSLLEQKCREFLLTYINEGVD; from the coding sequence GTGCATGTGACTGCGAGAGAACGTGTGCTGCTAATGGCATTGCTTGACCATGACAGTGGACTGACATTAAAGGAGCTTGCCCAAGCCGCATCTGTGAGTATTCGTACAATTCAGAGAGATTTACCTACACTTGAACGAACGGTAACCGCCTTTCAGCTAAGTTTGAAAAAAGGACATCTACTTTCATTAGAAGGGCGAACGGAAGCAAAGGAAACGTTACGGGGCGAGTTGTCAGGGAAAAAGCACACTGATTTAACGAGTGAAGAAAGAGTTAGTTTGTTGCTTGCAATTCTTCTCGATGCAAAAGAGCCAGTAAAGTTGTTTACACTTGCTAAACAATTAAACGTGGCTTCGGCAACCGTTGCTTCCGATTTGACAAAAGCCGCGGAATGGCTGGAGTTATTTGGTATTGGGTTAATTCGCAAGCGAGGTTACGGGGTTGAAGTAAAGGGGAGCGAAACGAATATTCGTAGGGCGATGTCCAGCATTCTGGCGGAAAATTTAACGGAAGAGGCATTTTACCATGCGGTTCAGCTCGAAGAAGAAAAAAACGAAGTAGCTGACAGGCTGTTGCATTTTGTTGATTTAGAAACGATCCGAATGGTGCAGATGACCGTTGCTCAAATGAAACAAGCACACTTTGAACACATGTCAGACCATTCGTATATGGCTCTAGTTGTCCATGTCACACTTGCGATAGAACGAATTCGGCAAGGTGAACAAATTCGGATGGATGCAGATCAGTTAAAAGTGTTAGAGCAAGAACCTTCTCTACCAATTGCAAAAAAACTAGCGGAGGCATTGGAACAAAAATTTTCTGTTTCTATTCCGAATGAAGAGGTTGGTTACCTTGTGATGCATTTGCGAGGAGCAACTGCCATTGAACCGTTTGAATTGTCATTAAAAGAAGATCAGATTGATTTAACGGTTCGCGTAAAAAAACTTATTTCAGGAATGGAAGAAGAGCTGAATCTAACTCTTTCAGAACCGTCGTTATTTCAAGGATTACTTGCCCATTTCACACCTGCGCTTTACCGCGTAAAACATAATATGAAGATCCACAACCCTTTACTTTGGCGAATCCGCGCAGATTATGGAGAATTATTTGCTGCAACTAAGCGTCAAGCATCTAAGGCTTTTTCACCACTTATTTTACCTGATGAAGAAATTGGCTTTTTGACGCTTCATTTTGGAGCAGTAACCACGAGAAAAAAACAAGTGGGTCCTCTTTCTGCATTAGTTGTCTGCTCCAGTGGGATTGGATCGGCAAAAATGTTGTCAAGTCGAATCAAGCAAGAGTTTCCAGAAATTATTTCAATAACCAATGCTTCTTTGTTTGAATTAGAAAATTATAATCCAATGGATTTTGATTTGTTTATTTCCACTGTAAAAGTGGAAAAAGAAAGAGAAGCGCTCCATGTTAGCCCTGTTTTAACAAAAGATGAAGTGGCGGTCATTCGTGCTCGCATAGAAAGGAGTGTGCGGGAGCAATTGCCGATGACCACTACCCCTTCTTTTCTTAACATTTCCAAAGGGAAACCAACATTCGCTGACATAGCTAGGATGGCCGGTTACACTGAACAGTTGTTACAGTCTGTTGGAGAAATAGAGGTTGATGAGCTTGAAAAAGGGTTATATGACATGTGCATTTGGCTTGAGTCGAAGGAAGCCGTTGTCAATGCTTCTCGAGTGTATGGAGCATTAAGAGCAAGAGAACAACTAGGTGGCTTGGCTATTCCGGGGACTGGGTTTGCGTTATTCCATACAAGGACAGATGATGTGAAAGTACCTGTTTTTTATGTTCTAACACTAAAACAAAACGTAACAGTTTCATCTATGGCAAGCGGTGAAGAAGCTGTGAATCGGGTGTTGTTAATGCTAGCGCCTAGCTCCCTAGATGAACATAAGCTTAGTTTAATGAGTTTTATCAGCATTTTACTCATAGGATCAGAAGACCAGACTCGTATATTTCAACGAGGCACAATAGCGGAGATTGTCTCTTTATTGGAACAGAAATGCCGAGAATTTTTACTAACATATATTAATGAAGGAGTGGACTAA
- a CDS encoding PTS mannitol-specific transporter subunit IIBC, whose protein sequence is MAEKKSIRSRVQKFGSNLSSMIMPNIGAFIAFGIITAINAFAAIEILDNMVEPMIYYLLPLLIAYTGGKLVHDMRGGVVGATAAMGVIAAVPDAPMFIGAMIMGPLGGYVIKKFDQLIDGKIRQGFEMLVNNFSAGILGALLAVMGSLVIAPLVNGLTSLLGRGADVLISTGLLPLVSLVIEPAKVLFLNNAINHGVLVPLAATQFQELGKSIFYLLEANPGPGFGVLLAFMIFGRGVARGSSYGAGIIHFFGGIHEIYFPYILMKPLLFISVIFGGATGVFVFNAFGVGLVAPASPGSIIPIVGLAGPGDHLGVILGVLAATAVSFVISAIILKMDRKDEDDNIEEAQAKMKDMKGKKTGVVPEGSTSKSYADVQTIIFACDAGMGSSAMGASIMKDRVKKAGIDDVAVSNTSISNIPDNADLVITHKDLTERAKQKLPSAIHVSVDNFMNSPRYNEIIDGLKQNETDEPKPAQVETVDKIIFACDAGMGSSAMGASLLKDKFKKAGITGIHISNTAISNIPSDADLVITHKDLTDRAKQKQPEAEHISVENFLNSPRYDELINRLK, encoded by the coding sequence ATGGCGGAAAAAAAGAGCATCCGTTCTCGTGTACAAAAGTTTGGTAGTAATTTAAGCAGTATGATTATGCCAAACATCGGCGCATTTATCGCATTTGGTATTATTACGGCAATCAATGCGTTTGCTGCTATAGAAATTTTAGATAATATGGTTGAACCAATGATTTATTATCTATTGCCTCTATTAATTGCTTACACAGGCGGTAAGTTAGTTCATGATATGCGTGGTGGTGTCGTTGGCGCGACTGCGGCGATGGGTGTTATTGCAGCTGTTCCGGATGCACCTATGTTTATTGGTGCAATGATAATGGGGCCATTAGGCGGGTATGTCATTAAGAAATTTGACCAATTAATTGATGGGAAAATCAGACAAGGATTTGAAATGCTAGTCAATAACTTTTCAGCAGGTATTCTAGGTGCTTTACTTGCCGTAATGGGTTCACTTGTCATAGCACCATTAGTAAATGGGCTTACGTCTTTACTCGGTCGAGGAGCAGATGTTTTAATTTCAACAGGTCTTTTACCGCTAGTCAGTTTAGTTATTGAACCGGCAAAAGTATTATTTTTAAACAATGCCATTAACCATGGTGTTCTAGTTCCTTTAGCAGCAACACAATTTCAAGAACTAGGAAAATCAATCTTTTATCTTCTAGAAGCAAATCCAGGTCCAGGTTTTGGTGTGCTTCTTGCTTTTATGATCTTTGGCAGAGGAGTCGCCAGAGGTTCATCTTATGGCGCTGGAATTATACATTTCTTTGGTGGAATTCATGAGATTTACTTCCCATACATTTTAATGAAACCACTTTTATTTATTTCAGTTATTTTTGGTGGTGCTACAGGGGTCTTTGTCTTTAATGCATTTGGAGTTGGTTTAGTTGCACCCGCCTCACCAGGGAGTATTATTCCAATTGTAGGTTTAGCTGGACCAGGCGATCATCTTGGCGTAATTCTAGGTGTGCTCGCAGCAACGGCTGTCTCTTTTGTGATCTCTGCGATTATTTTGAAAATGGATCGTAAAGATGAAGACGACAATATTGAGGAAGCTCAAGCAAAAATGAAAGATATGAAAGGCAAAAAAACAGGGGTGGTACCTGAAGGCTCTACTAGCAAAAGCTATGCAGATGTTCAAACCATTATCTTTGCGTGTGACGCAGGAATGGGATCAAGTGCGATGGGAGCTTCGATCATGAAAGACCGGGTGAAAAAAGCGGGTATCGATGATGTCGCAGTTTCGAATACATCTATTAGTAACATTCCAGACAATGCGGATCTTGTTATCACACATAAGGATCTAACTGAACGTGCAAAGCAAAAATTACCAAGTGCGATTCATGTTTCGGTTGACAATTTTATGAATAGTCCACGATACAATGAAATTATTGATGGGTTAAAACAGAACGAAACAGATGAGCCGAAGCCAGCTCAGGTAGAAACCGTTGACAAGATCATTTTTGCCTGCGATGCAGGAATGGGATCAAGTGCAATGGGAGCTTCTTTATTAAAAGATAAGTTTAAAAAAGCAGGGATTACGGGTATTCACATATCGAATACGGCCATTAGCAATATCCCTAGCGACGCTGATTTGGTCATTACGCATAAAGACTTAACGGATCGAGCAAAACAAAAACAGCCTGAAGCAGAACATATTTCGGTTGAAAACTTCTTAAACAGTCCTCGGTACGATGAGTTAATTAATCGATTAAAGTAA
- a CDS encoding transporter substrate-binding domain-containing protein has protein sequence MNKRLFIPTIVAVTLLTACGDTEENQNTAWDQIQESKTMTVATAGTLFPTSYHSEEDGLTGYEVELAREVADILGVEIEFEEIGVDTMTQALNSGRVHLAANSLSITEEREENFDFSIPYKFSYGSAIVRTGDLSGIETMEDLEGKVALGANTTTYMQKAEEYGAKPKYLDNVTNDVYLRSVENGQGDLILNDYYLQSITVESMPEIDVQIHPSLFYDPTEQGFMIAKEEPLLQEALNDALQTLLDDGTATALSEQFFDGQDVTKLPADVDFE, from the coding sequence ATGAACAAACGCTTATTCATTCCCACTATCGTTGCAGTTACCCTTCTTACTGCATGTGGAGATACCGAGGAAAATCAAAACACGGCTTGGGATCAAATTCAGGAATCTAAAACAATGACTGTTGCAACTGCGGGTACACTTTTCCCTACCTCTTATCATTCTGAAGAAGACGGTCTAACAGGGTATGAAGTAGAACTCGCTCGAGAAGTAGCAGACATTCTCGGAGTAGAAATTGAATTTGAAGAAATTGGTGTTGATACAATGACGCAAGCATTAAATAGTGGGCGCGTCCATCTGGCAGCAAATAGTTTATCGATAACTGAGGAACGTGAAGAAAATTTTGATTTCTCCATTCCTTATAAATTTTCATATGGTAGTGCCATAGTTCGTACAGGTGATTTGTCGGGAATTGAAACAATGGAGGATTTAGAAGGAAAGGTTGCATTAGGTGCAAACACCACAACGTATATGCAAAAAGCAGAAGAATACGGCGCTAAGCCTAAGTATTTGGACAATGTTACAAATGACGTTTATTTACGTTCCGTCGAGAACGGACAAGGTGACCTTATTTTAAACGACTATTATTTGCAATCCATTACTGTTGAGTCTATGCCTGAAATCGATGTTCAAATTCATCCGTCCCTTTTTTATGATCCTACTGAACAAGGTTTTATGATTGCAAAAGAGGAGCCACTTTTACAAGAAGCTCTCAACGATGCCCTGCAAACATTGCTTGACGATGGCACAGCAACGGCCCTATCAGAACAATTCTTTGATGGACAAGATGTGACAAAATTGCCTGCTGATGTTGATTTCGAATAA
- a CDS encoding amino acid ABC transporter permease — MNSFNLNLAIESFPFILMGLQYTMLVAFISMGIALISGLFLALGRMSDRFYWRVPCMLFISFNRGVPILVLLFLLYAALPELGLSLSSISAAILAFSINTSAYVAEVNRSALSSVSKGQHEAAASLGLNKWQAMRYVVLPQATRIALPPLSNVFLSLVKSTSIASTIALPELMYQARIIGGREFNYFTVLVVAALIYWGACSLLSWLQRYLEKRFNRYLES, encoded by the coding sequence ATGAACTCATTTAACTTGAACCTTGCCATCGAGTCTTTCCCCTTTATTTTAATGGGATTGCAATACACAATGCTGGTTGCTTTTATAAGTATGGGCATTGCGCTCATCTCCGGTTTATTCTTAGCACTCGGTCGAATGTCAGACCGCTTTTACTGGAGAGTACCCTGCATGTTATTCATTTCATTTAACCGTGGCGTGCCGATCTTAGTGCTTTTGTTTTTGCTTTATGCTGCATTACCCGAACTTGGTCTTAGTTTAAGCTCCATTTCTGCGGCCATTCTCGCGTTTAGTATTAATACGTCGGCCTATGTCGCTGAAGTAAACCGCTCAGCCTTATCTTCTGTTTCAAAAGGGCAGCACGAAGCGGCAGCATCGCTTGGTCTTAATAAGTGGCAAGCGATGCGCTATGTCGTTTTGCCACAAGCAACTCGAATTGCCTTACCACCATTAAGCAATGTTTTTTTAAGTCTTGTTAAGTCAACATCGATTGCCTCAACAATTGCCTTGCCCGAACTGATGTATCAGGCTCGTATCATTGGTGGACGTGAATTTAATTATTTCACTGTGCTCGTTGTTGCAGCTCTTATTTATTGGGGAGCTTGTTCATTGCTTTCCTGGCTTCAGCGCTATTTGGAGAAACGATTTAACCGTTATTTGGAATCATAA